The Rothia sp. SD9660Na DNA segment GTTCGGCCCAACGTCGGTGTTGGATTTGTGTGCCGCCTCATCGGTGAGGCGGTATTCTTGAGGTGCAGCTGGGGAAGATTGACTTCCGAAGCTGGTATTTACTCTACGCCGACTAGTCCACCCTGCACCAGGCAAATAGGACCGTTATCATTTCGTGACCTTTGTTTGGGAAAGAAAAACCCACGAAACACACAGGTCTTTTTCGTAGAGTGTGGTGGCCCCAACAGTGGGCTTGTGTAAGAAACAGACACACAAGCCTATTTGTACGGACCAAAGAAGGGGTGTCGATACGAGACCGCCCCGCCCGGTCAGCTACCGGGCGGGGCGGGCGTCCACCCATTCCTGCCTAAGCCAGGGAGATGAGATCCTGGTATTCCTTGCTCCACAGGTCTTCCACCGCATCGGGCAGCAGTAGCACGCGCTCGGGGTCAAGGGCCTCAACTGCCCCCTCATCGTGGGAGACCATCACAATAGCCCCCTGATAGTTCTTCAGGGCGTTCAAGATCTCTTCGCGCGAGGCCGGGTCGAGGTTGTTGGTGGGCTCATCAAGCAGCAGAACATTGGCGGACGAGGCCACCAAGGTTGCCAGCGACAGGCGGGTCTTCTCGCCGCCGGAGAGCACGCCGGCAGGCTTATCAACGTCGTCCCCCGAGAAGAGGAAGGAGCCAAGGATGGTGCGGACGCGGGTATCATCAAGGTCAGGGGCCGCCGACTTCATGTTCTCAAAGACGGTGCGGTCGTGGTCCAGAATCTCGTGTTCCTGGGCGAAATATCCCACCTTGGCCCCGTGACCGTAGATGACCTCGCCGGTATCGGGCTGGGTGCTCTTCGCCAGCATACGCAGCAGGGTGGTCTTACCGGCGCCATTAAAGCCCAGCACCACCACGCGGGAGCCACGGTCGATGGCCAAATCGACGTCGGTGAAGATTTCGAGGGAGCCATAGCTCTTGGACAGCCCCGTCGCCGACAGAGGCGTCTTGCCGCAGGGGGCAGGGTCGGGGAAGCGAATCGCGGCCACCTTATCGACCTGACGCTCTTCTTCCAAACCTCGCATGAGCTTTTCAGCTCGCTTAATCATCTGCTGGGCCGCAACCGCCTTGGTGGCCTTAGCCCGCATCTTATTGGCCTGCTCCATCAGGGCCGAGGCCTTTTTCTGGGCGTTGGCGCGCTCGCGCTTGCGGCGGGCCTCGTCCTGCTCGCGCTGCAGCAGGTAGTTCTTCCAGCCCATGTTGTAAATATCAATGACGCAGCGGTTGGCATCCAGGTAGAAGACCTTATTGACCACCAGTTCCATGAGTTCCACGTCGTGGGAGATGACCAGGATGCCGCCCTGGTAGTTCTTCAAAAACTCGCGCAGCCAGACCACCGAGTCGGCATCCAGGTGGTTGGTGGGCTCATCGAGCAGCATGGTGTCAGCATTAGCAAAGAGAATGCGGGCCAGCTCAACGCGGCGGCGCTGGCCACCTGAGAGGGTGGAGAGGGGTTGGTTGAGGACGCGCTCGGGCAGGTCGAGGTTGGCGGTGATGGTAGCTGCCTCAGACTCGGCCGCATAGCCGCCACCGGCAATGAACTCAGCTTCGAGCCGGTCGTAGCGGCGCATACCCTTAGCGTGCTCTGCGGGGTCTTCGCTGGCCATCATCTCCTGGGCCTGACGCATTTTGCGGGCCACCCCGTCCAGGCCGCGGGCCGAGAAGATCCGGTCCTTGGCCAGCTGGGTCATGTCATCGACCTTGGGGTCCTGGGGTAGATACCCGATGGTGCCGCCGCGGGTGACGGTACCGTCAGCGGGCAAGGTCAGCCCGGCCAGCACCTTGGTCATGGTGGTTTTACCGGCGCCGTTTCGGCCCACGAGACCGACTTTATCGCCCTTATCGATGCGGAAGGTGACGTCCTCCATGAGCAGGCGAGCGCCAGCTCGCAGTTCTAGGTTGTTGACTGACAGCACGGGTCTACTGCTCCTAAAGTAAGGGGGTGGGTGGCCAGCTTTCTATCTTACCGCCCGGTGCTTGCGGGGTCGATGTGACCGCTCTGGCAGGCTATAGGCAGGCGCAGGGCACATGGGCAAAGAGCGGGAGTAATGAGTAGTGTGGAGAGTATATTTTGAACAGTGTTCAAAACCTGTTTATAGTAATGGGCATGACATCTTCACAGACTTCTCCCCGCCCAGTGCGCGCCGTAGCCAACTCCGGCCGCGATCTGGCTCTCATCGCTGTGTTTGCAGCCTTCGTTGCCGTATGCGCCCTACTTCCTGCCATCCCGGTCGGCCCGGCAGCCGTACCGATTACCCTCCAGACCCTGGCGATTTATATTACAGCTCTCACCCTGGGCGGTACCCGCGCCACCCTAGCTGTTACCCTCTACGTGCTTGCTGGTCTGATTGGCCTGCCTGTTTTCTCCGGCGGACGCGGTGGCTTCGGCACCGTTGCCTCCCCCTCCTTTGGCTACCTGCTGGGCTTCATTCCCGGCGCCCTACTCACCGGCAGCCTTGCCTATGCTGCCCTGCGCCGCCGCCTAAGTGGAGCCGGCCTCTTCGGCGCTTTTGTCGTAGCCGTGCTGGCAGGTTTTGCCCTCATTCAGATTTTCGGTATTGCCGGCATGATGACCAACGCCCACCTAGAACTGGGTGCCGCTGTTGCTGCCGCCCTCATTTATGTTCCTGGCGACCTCATTAAGTGCCTAGTAGCAGTCTTCGTTGCCCTAGCCGTCCACCGGGCCTTCCCAGCCTTATCTCGCCGCTAGGTACGATAGAGCCTGTGTTTTTTTCTCGCTCTTCGCGCGCAAGTGCTGCAAGCCCGTCGGCTCGGTTTTCGGACGACGGGCTGCTTGCCACCCGCTCAGCCACCGCAACCGTTGATACCGGCACCAGTGACCGCACCCTTTTACATGACATCACCGTGGAGCTCTCTGCTCCGCGCACCGCGGTGTTGGGTCTCAACGGGTCGGGCAAATCTACTTTCTTGCGGCTTTTCAACGGTCTCTCTCCCCTGACCTCAGGCGAGGTAAGCGTTCACGGGGTGAGC contains these protein-coding regions:
- the abc-f gene encoding ribosomal protection-like ABC-F family protein; this encodes MLSVNNLELRAGARLLMEDVTFRIDKGDKVGLVGRNGAGKTTMTKVLAGLTLPADGTVTRGGTIGYLPQDPKVDDMTQLAKDRIFSARGLDGVARKMRQAQEMMASEDPAEHAKGMRRYDRLEAEFIAGGGYAAESEAATITANLDLPERVLNQPLSTLSGGQRRRVELARILFANADTMLLDEPTNHLDADSVVWLREFLKNYQGGILVISHDVELMELVVNKVFYLDANRCVIDIYNMGWKNYLLQREQDEARRKRERANAQKKASALMEQANKMRAKATKAVAAQQMIKRAEKLMRGLEEERQVDKVAAIRFPDPAPCGKTPLSATGLSKSYGSLEIFTDVDLAIDRGSRVVVLGFNGAGKTTLLRMLAKSTQPDTGEVIYGHGAKVGYFAQEHEILDHDRTVFENMKSAAPDLDDTRVRTILGSFLFSGDDVDKPAGVLSGGEKTRLSLATLVASSANVLLLDEPTNNLDPASREEILNALKNYQGAIVMVSHDEGAVEALDPERVLLLPDAVEDLWSKEYQDLISLA
- a CDS encoding biotin transporter BioY — protein: MTSSQTSPRPVRAVANSGRDLALIAVFAAFVAVCALLPAIPVGPAAVPITLQTLAIYITALTLGGTRATLAVTLYVLAGLIGLPVFSGGRGGFGTVASPSFGYLLGFIPGALLTGSLAYAALRRRLSGAGLFGAFVVAVLAGFALIQIFGIAGMMTNAHLELGAAVAAALIYVPGDLIKCLVAVFVALAVHRAFPALSRR